In the Nocardia asteroides genome, GCACCGAGCCTCAACAACCTCGGCCGGCAGCGTCGTCCCCGCCGCCGCCAGCTGCTCGGCCACCGCCGCCGCCGACATGTCGGCGAGCAGCGAAGCCGTGAACAGCGACATGATCGCGAGGTAGTCGCCGCTTTCCTCCGCGGCCAGATAGCGGAACAGGTCGAGGTTCGCCACCCCGCCCGGTTCATTCCTCGATTGCGAACCACCCCCGTTGCGCATATCGACCACGATAGAGCGGGGCACCGACATCGTGTCGAGCTCGTCGTCGGTCAGTTCACCGTGACACTATCGATCACCACCGGTTGCCGTGGTGAGCCATCGTCTGCGCTGCGCGAATAGTCGTGACCGGCGGCCACGATGCTGCGGAGTGTGCTCATCCCCTCCTCGTCGATCGAGCCGAAGATTGTGTACTCGGGAGGTTGCCAGGTGGAGCCGTGCGCGAAAAAGAATTGGCTGCCGTTGGCGCCGGTGCCGAACTTCGCCATGGCGACGGTGCCGCGCGGGTAGTCGATGTAGTCCCGGTATGACGTCGCTGCGGTGGTGACGGGGTACTCGTCGTCGAACGAGTACCCCGGTCCACCGCTACCGGTTCCGGTCGGGTCGCCGCATTGCAGAATGTTCAAGCCGAAGGTGGCTGTCAGTCGGTGACAACCAGAGTCGTCGAAGTATCCCTGCTGAACCAAGCTGACGAAACTGTTCACGGTGCAGGGTGATTCGGCATTGCGCAGGGTGATCCCGATTCTGCCGTAATTCGTCAGCATGGTTGCCGAGGTCGTGCCGGTCGCACGGACGCCTTGGACGGTTTCGGGGGTGTGCACCGGGTGGGCAGAGGCCGTGCCGTTCTCCCGATAGGTGCAGTCGACGGTCGCGGGAGGCGGTGGTGGCGTACTGCTGCTGCTGGTGGTGCCGGCGCGGCTGGCGCCACCCGTAGCGGAGTACAGGCTGAGCAGCCACAGCGGCAGCGCGAGAGTGATCGTCACCGCGGCCACGAGGGTGGCGACGACTCCGCCTCGGGTCAGGCGGAAGCGTCCCGCGCGCCGCGCGGCCACCCGGACGGGATTCGGTGCCGACGGGAACACGACCGGCGCTGGCGAGAACGCGACCGGCGCCGGCGGGAACGCGACGGGTGGCGCGACAGCCGCCGTGGTCTCGATCGAGACCACGGCCGCCCGGGTCAGCTCCAGGCAGCTGCCGAAACGCTCACCCGGATGTTTGGCGAGCCCTTTGAGCAGCACGCGATCCAGCTCGGGGGGGATACCCGCGCGCCGGCCGCTCGGCGGTTGCGGTGCCTCGTGCAGGTGCCCGGCGATCACCGCTCCGGCCGTGTCGGCCTCGAACGGGGTGGTTCCGGTCAGCAACCAGTAGAGCGTGCAGGCGAGCGAGTACTGATCTGCCCGGCCGTCCAGGGGAGTTCCGCCGAGTTGCTCCGGCGCCGCATAGGCGAGTGTGGCCAGCACGGTTCCGGTCCGGGTGAGGCCGGGGGCGTTGTCCCGCAGCCGGGCGATCCCGAAATCGGTGAGCAGGGTCTGGTGTCCGCGACCAGGAACCGGGCGAGCGATCAGCAGATTGGCGGGCTTGACATCGCGGTGCAGCACACCGGCCGCGTGCGCGTAGTCGAGCGCGTGCGCCGCCTCGGTCGCGATGAGCGTGGCCTGCCGCAGGGTCAGCTCCGTCGGGCAGATCTGCGCGGCGTCCACGCCGTCGACGTAGCGCATGGCGAGCCATGGTCGCCCCTCGGCTATTCCGCGATCGTAAACGGTCACGATGTTCGGATGTTCGAGCCGCGCGACGAGATCGCCCTCCCGGTCGAACCGGGCGCGGCCCTCCGCGTCCGCGGCCAGCTCGCCGCTCAGCACCTTCAGCGCCACCGACCGGGGCAGCCGGGGATGCCGCGCGAGGTACACCGACCCCATGCCGCCCCGGCCGAGTTCTCCCTCTATTCGAAAGCCCGCGAAGACCTCCCCGGGACGCAACATTCCCGCACTCCTCCCCATTGGTGCGCCAGAACCGTACACCCTCGAACAGCATTGTGCCGGTGCGCAATCCGCTGAGGTGCCCGACCCACTCAGCTGCCGAGTAACTCCGAGCGCTTCCCGCTCCACGTGACGACCACCTGGTCCCGCGCGCGCAGGCGGACGTAAGGGCCCTTGAACATGCCCTCGAGGGGGTGGCCGACGAAGTCGATGAGCGCGGCCTGGGCGTCCGGGTCGGTGAGGGCGAAGGTGGTCGCGAGGTAGTCGGTCAAGCCTTCGCGCAGGTGGTCGGCCTGCAACGTAGGCAGGAGTGCCCCCATGTACTTCGCTCCTCGGTCGTCGATTCGATCACCCGGTCCCCGCGGATCGACGCTATCGCAGTGGGGTCTGTCGCGGGTGATCGCGTGCTTGTCCGGAGGGCACCGTGGGTGGGTGAACGCTTCCGGCCGGTACCGGTGCCGGAGGCTGCTGGTACCGTCGTCCCGTGAGCGATACCGGGGGGACGCTATCCGTCGACACTCTTGCCACCAGCCCTGCTCGAGCCCTGTCATGAGCGAACAGTTCTCGGTGAATCTGGAGGAGATCGACAATATCGTCAGCCGCCTCTCCGGGCTCGCGAGCTTCGTCGCCGATCACCTCGACGACATCGATGACAAGGTCGCCGGTTTGGTCGGCACCGGCTGGGAAGGCGTGGCCGCACAGGCGTACTCCACGGCACACCGGGAGTGGCTGACCGGTGCGCGGGAGTTCACCGAGGGCCTGCGCACGATGAGCGACGCCGCGAAGAGAGCGCACGGCCGCTACAGCGCGGCGGCCGAGGTCAACAGGCAGATGATTCAAGGCGGGTAGCGATGACCTGGATCATCGACACCGGCATGTACCTCGACGCGTCGAAGAAATGCCAGCAACTCGCCTCCGACATCAACCTCGCCCTGGGGCCGCTGCACCGGACCCTGGTGAGCGACTGCGCGGGCATGGCAGGCGATCACGAGAAGTCCCTGGCCTGGACCACCGGTTACGACCAGCATGCCCGCGACATCGTCACCCTGACCGCGGCCCTGTGCAACGCCCTCCAGCGCTTCGGCGATTTCCTCGCCGCCGCCGGCTACAACTGGTGGCACTCCGACAGCACCCGCGCCACCGGCGCCGCGCCCCCGCGCCCGAGCACCTCCGAACCGTTCTACGACTCCGGGATGCAACTCCCACCCAGCGCCAAAGGCGACAACGGCACGGGAATCGACACCTCGATCACCGGTCTGATGGAACAGGTCGGTCGCATCCCCAACGGGGATGTCACCAAGCTCGGAATCGCGAAGGACGCGTGGAAAACGTTCGCAGGCAACAGCTCCATCACCGGCGCCGCCGAGCGGATCAACGGCGTCACTGCGAAATTCAGCGGCAGTTCCGACCCGCTCGTGGTCGACATCGAAGAGAAGCTGACAACGCTGCGGAACGCGGCACAGCTGGTAGCCGATGCCGCCGCAGGACTGGCCGTCCCGGTCGCCGACCACCACGAGGCGCTGGGCACGATGCGCGACGACATCAACTCGGCGGTTGCCTCGGCGACCGGGGAAATCGCCGCCGCTGTCGCGATCACCGTCGCCGTTGTCGCCATCGTGGCGGTGTTCTCCGCCGGCACGGCAGCCGCGCCCGCTGCCGCCGGCGGCGCCGTGGTCACCGTGGAGATCGTTGCCGCCACCGCCTCGATCATCCGCAACACCGTCTCGATCAGCCGCCTGCTCGTCCTCTTCGGCGCGGTCACCGCCGTCGGTAGCGCGGCCGGTGTCTTCACCGCGATTCCCGACCTCACCCAGAACGGGATCAACGCTGCGCTGGCGAGCATCGCCGCGATGACGGTCAAGATCGTCGAGGGTGACAACGAGGGCGGTGCC is a window encoding:
- a CDS encoding protein kinase domain-containing protein; protein product: MLRPGEVFAGFRIEGELGRGGMGSVYLARHPRLPRSVALKVLSGELAADAEGRARFDREGDLVARLEHPNIVTVYDRGIAEGRPWLAMRYVDGVDAAQICPTELTLRQATLIATEAAHALDYAHAAGVLHRDVKPANLLIARPVPGRGHQTLLTDFGIARLRDNAPGLTRTGTVLATLAYAAPEQLGGTPLDGRADQYSLACTLYWLLTGTTPFEADTAGAVIAGHLHEAPQPPSGRRAGIPPELDRVLLKGLAKHPGERFGSCLELTRAAVVSIETTAAVAPPVAFPPAPVAFSPAPVVFPSAPNPVRVAARRAGRFRLTRGGVVATLVAAVTITLALPLWLLSLYSATGGASRAGTTSSSSTPPPPPATVDCTYRENGTASAHPVHTPETVQGVRATGTTSATMLTNYGRIGITLRNAESPCTVNSFVSLVQQGYFDDSGCHRLTATFGLNILQCGDPTGTGSGGPGYSFDDEYPVTTAATSYRDYIDYPRGTVAMAKFGTGANGSQFFFAHGSTWQPPEYTIFGSIDEEGMSTLRSIVAAGHDYSRSADDGSPRQPVVIDSVTVN
- a CDS encoding WXG100 family type VII secretion target, translated to MSEQFSVNLEEIDNIVSRLSGLASFVADHLDDIDDKVAGLVGTGWEGVAAQAYSTAHREWLTGAREFTEGLRTMSDAAKRAHGRYSAAAEVNRQMIQGG